From Mesomycoplasma dispar, a single genomic window includes:
- the tpiA gene encoding triose-phosphate isomerase, with the protein MKKIIIGNWKMNKTASETRDFIQKFDFFYNQNLNKIKDDLDFAIAPSFTSLPLISTSKTKKLKIAAQNLNSFDSGAFTGEISAKMLQDLSVNYVIIGHSERRTIFKETNDELANKIFQAQKHNLVPVFCVGESLSEFETNQTEKVIISQINAVKNVINFEKAIIAYEPIWAIGTGKTATAEIAERVCRLIKVNFGENITVIYGGSVNSKNINELLSQKSIDGALVGGASLDPEEFVRILINS; encoded by the coding sequence ATGAAAAAAATTATTATCGGAAACTGGAAAATGAATAAAACAGCGAGTGAAACACGTGATTTTATTCAAAAGTTTGACTTTTTCTACAACCAAAATTTAAATAAAATTAAGGATGATTTAGACTTCGCGATCGCTCCAAGTTTTACTTCTTTGCCTTTAATATCAACATCTAAAACTAAAAAATTAAAAATTGCTGCGCAAAATCTTAACAGTTTTGATTCAGGTGCTTTTACTGGCGAAATTAGTGCAAAAATGTTACAAGATTTATCTGTAAATTATGTTATAATTGGTCATTCCGAGAGAAGAACTATTTTTAAAGAAACAAACGATGAATTAGCAAATAAAATCTTTCAAGCACAAAAACATAATTTAGTTCCTGTTTTTTGTGTTGGTGAAAGTCTTTCAGAATTTGAGACAAACCAGACTGAAAAAGTAATTATTTCACAAATAAATGCTGTAAAAAACGTAATAAATTTCGAAAAAGCAATTATTGCTTATGAACCAATTTGGGCAATTGGAACAGGAAAAACTGCAACTGCTGAAATTGCTGAAAGAGTTTGCAGACTGATTAAAGTGAATTTTGGTGAAAATATCACCGTAATTTATGGCGGATCTGTAAATTCAAAGAATATTAACGAGTTACTCTCACAAAAAAGTATTGACGGCGCACTTGTTGGTGGTGCTTCACTGGATCCCGAAGAGTTTGTTAGAATTTTAATTAACTCTTAA
- the rsmG gene encoding 16S rRNA (guanine(527)-N(7))-methyltransferase RsmG: MYKEKTKLVVTQSQFEKLEEYVKLIEFNNKHFNLTGFSGDILWKEGIFESISTMNFIVKMIKGDKNELKKVKILDIGSGAGFPSIPFLIANPEIDLTISESMRKRCRFLKDVSEKLAIKFTLICKPVQEINNKNFDIITARAVANLEKLDQITRKFQSPKTNLAFIKGPKVFDEAKSCKNCNYQIIDFINNLDKKIYIVTK, from the coding sequence ATGTATAAAGAAAAAACTAAATTAGTAGTCACCCAATCGCAATTTGAAAAATTGGAAGAATATGTTAAATTAATTGAGTTTAACAACAAACACTTTAATTTAACAGGTTTTTCTGGCGATATTCTTTGAAAAGAAGGAATTTTTGAATCAATTTCTACAATGAATTTCATTGTTAAAATGATCAAAGGTGATAAAAATGAACTTAAAAAAGTAAAAATTCTTGATATTGGATCAGGAGCAGGATTTCCTTCGATTCCATTTTTGATTGCAAATCCAGAAATTGATCTTACAATTTCCGAATCTATGCGAAAAAGATGTCGATTTTTAAAGGATGTTTCTGAAAAATTAGCAATTAAATTCACCTTAATTTGTAAACCAGTTCAGGAAATTAATAACAAAAACTTTGACATAATAACGGCACGCGCTGTTGCAAATTTGGAAAAACTTGACCAAATTACAAGGAAATTTCAGTCACCAAAAACAAATTTAGCATTCATTAAAGGTCCAAAAGTTTTTGATGAGGCCAAAAGTTGTAAAAATTGCAACTACCAAATCATTGATTTTATCAACAATTTGGACAAAAAAATTTACATTGTGACTAAATAA
- the fusA gene encoding elongation factor G: protein MARKFELKDYRNIGIMAHIDAGKTTTTERILFHTGKIHKIGETHDGVSQMDWMEQEKERGITITSAATTAFWKGKRINIIDTPGHVDFTVEVERSLRVLDGAVAVLDAQSGVEPQTETVWRQATNYGVPRVVYVNKMDKAGANFEASIESVRTKLNGNAVAIQLNIGAEADFSGVIDLVEMKAYNYDGQKEEVEYEIPIPADLLEKATEMRLALAEAVADYDENLFNDLLEEKEISAEQLRAAIRKATITGDFFPVVCGSSFKNKGVKKMIDAVIDYLPSPVDVPPIKAFRDEEEITIEASDGQEFSALAFKIMNDPFVGSLTFFRVYSGVLSKGTYIINSTKGKKERVGRILAMHANSREEIDEVRTGDIGAFVGLKDTTTGDSLISEKSKTFVLERMNFPEPVISQSLEPFSKAEVEKLANALQKLANEDPTFKTWTDTETGQTIIAGMGELHLDIIVDRLKREFNVQARVGKPQVSYRETITKSAEVEGKYIKQSGGRGQYGHVWIKFEPNPEEGFEFIDKIVGGKIPKEYIKSIQKGLEEKMQAGILAGYPLINLRATLFDGSFHEVDSSEMAFKIASSKALSRARDAVGTVLLEPIMDVSVFAPSEYAGDVMGDLSRRRGLVREQETRSDGANVIRGHVPLAEMFGYSTQLRSMTSGRGTYQMQFDHYEIVPKNISDVIVKQRAIKEDD from the coding sequence ATGGCACGAAAATTTGAACTAAAAGATTATCGCAATATTGGGATTATGGCGCATATTGATGCCGGAAAAACAACAACAACTGAAAGAATTCTATTCCATACAGGAAAAATTCATAAAATTGGTGAAACTCACGATGGGGTTAGCCAAATGGACTGAATGGAACAAGAAAAAGAGCGTGGAATCACGATAACTTCAGCAGCAACAACCGCTTTTTGAAAAGGAAAAAGAATCAACATTATCGATACACCCGGTCACGTTGATTTTACTGTCGAAGTCGAACGTTCATTGAGAGTTTTAGATGGAGCCGTTGCAGTTTTAGATGCTCAATCTGGCGTTGAACCACAAACTGAAACTGTTTGAAGACAAGCAACAAATTACGGCGTTCCGCGCGTTGTTTATGTTAACAAAATGGACAAAGCTGGCGCTAATTTTGAGGCATCAATTGAATCTGTTCGTACAAAATTAAACGGAAATGCCGTTGCAATTCAGTTAAATATTGGTGCTGAGGCTGATTTTAGCGGTGTAATCGATCTCGTTGAAATGAAAGCCTACAATTACGATGGGCAAAAAGAGGAAGTTGAATACGAAATTCCAATTCCTGCAGATTTACTCGAAAAAGCGACTGAAATGCGTCTTGCTTTAGCCGAAGCAGTTGCTGACTATGATGAGAATCTTTTCAACGACTTGCTTGAAGAAAAAGAAATTTCGGCTGAACAATTAAGAGCCGCAATTCGAAAAGCAACAATTACAGGTGATTTTTTCCCTGTTGTTTGCGGTTCTTCTTTCAAAAATAAAGGTGTAAAAAAAATGATCGATGCTGTTATTGATTATTTACCTTCACCTGTTGATGTTCCGCCAATCAAAGCTTTTCGTGATGAAGAAGAAATTACGATTGAAGCTAGTGATGGCCAAGAATTTTCAGCGCTCGCTTTCAAAATTATGAACGATCCTTTCGTTGGTTCGCTTACATTTTTCCGTGTTTATTCTGGAGTTTTAAGCAAAGGAACTTATATAATTAATTCAACTAAAGGTAAAAAAGAACGTGTTGGCCGTATTTTGGCAATGCATGCCAACTCTCGTGAAGAAATTGACGAAGTAAGAACTGGAGATATTGGTGCTTTTGTTGGACTAAAAGATACAACAACTGGTGATTCCTTAATTTCCGAAAAATCAAAAACTTTTGTTCTTGAAAGAATGAACTTCCCAGAACCTGTTATTTCCCAGTCACTTGAACCATTTTCAAAAGCTGAAGTTGAAAAATTAGCAAATGCATTGCAAAAATTAGCAAATGAAGACCCAACTTTTAAAACCTGAACCGACACTGAAACGGGACAAACAATTATTGCCGGAATGGGTGAATTACATCTTGATATTATCGTTGATCGCCTAAAGAGAGAGTTCAATGTGCAAGCTCGGGTTGGAAAACCGCAAGTTTCTTATCGTGAAACAATTACAAAATCAGCCGAAGTTGAAGGAAAATATATCAAACAATCCGGTGGACGTGGTCAGTATGGTCATGTTTGAATCAAATTTGAACCAAATCCAGAAGAAGGATTTGAATTCATTGACAAAATTGTCGGTGGAAAAATTCCGAAAGAATACATTAAATCAATTCAAAAAGGTCTTGAGGAAAAAATGCAAGCTGGAATTTTGGCAGGTTATCCTTTAATTAATTTACGGGCAACTTTATTCGATGGTTCATTCCACGAAGTCGATTCTTCCGAAATGGCATTTAAAATCGCATCATCAAAAGCGCTTTCTCGTGCTCGCGATGCCGTAGGAACAGTGCTTTTAGAACCAATTATGGATGTTTCCGTTTTCGCACCTTCTGAATACGCTGGAGATGTAATGGGAGATTTATCCCGTCGTCGTGGGTTGGTTCGCGAACAAGAAACACGTTCTGATGGCGCTAATGTCATCCGTGGTCATGTTCCACTTGCAGAAATGTTTGGATATTCTACCCAATTACGTTCAATGACTTCAGGTCGAGGAACTTACCAAATGCAATTCGATCATTACGAAATAGTGCCTAAAAATATTTCCGATGTGATCGTAAAACAAAGAGCGATTAAAGAAGACGACTAA
- a CDS encoding ribose-phosphate pyrophosphokinase: MNIEPKKNIILFGMENSLDLAEKISQQTGIPLSGIERIVYADGEVLLKSKETIRNSTVFVVANTSKPVNENIMELLIFIDSLKRGYAQEIVVILSYYGYARQDRKSSGRQPITAKLIANLLEKAGVTKLILVDIHNPSIQGFFDISVDELHGQYILANELVGKNKDYVVVSPDHGGAVRARILAEILGKQTNVAVIDKRRTGTNQTEVLGLIGDVSGKDCVIIDDIIDTGGTIINAANVVKEKGAKSVVLAATHGVFSYGFEKFQENPNIDNVIITDSIDNTKLAKKFSKLTITSLAEFLSKSILACIFSTSITSIYEETKQKLIEKNGN, encoded by the coding sequence ATGAATATTGAACCAAAAAAAAACATAATTCTTTTTGGAATGGAAAACTCACTTGATTTGGCTGAAAAAATTTCACAACAAACTGGCATTCCACTTTCAGGAATTGAAAGAATTGTTTATGCTGATGGTGAAGTTTTACTAAAATCCAAAGAGACAATTAGAAATTCTACCGTTTTTGTTGTTGCCAACACCTCCAAACCAGTTAATGAAAATATTATGGAACTCTTAATTTTCATTGATTCATTAAAACGCGGTTATGCACAAGAAATCGTTGTAATTCTTTCTTATTATGGTTATGCAAGACAAGATCGTAAATCATCGGGAAGACAACCAATTACGGCAAAATTAATTGCAAATTTACTCGAAAAAGCAGGTGTGACTAAACTGATTTTAGTCGATATTCATAACCCGAGTATTCAAGGTTTTTTTGATATTTCTGTTGATGAACTTCACGGTCAATACATTCTTGCAAACGAACTTGTTGGCAAAAACAAAGATTATGTTGTTGTAAGTCCCGATCACGGCGGTGCTGTTCGAGCGCGAATTTTAGCGGAAATTTTAGGAAAACAGACAAATGTTGCTGTGATTGATAAAAGAAGAACTGGAACAAATCAGACCGAAGTTTTAGGTTTAATTGGCGATGTAAGCGGGAAAGATTGCGTGATAATTGACGATATTATTGATACAGGCGGGACAATAATCAATGCAGCAAATGTTGTTAAGGAAAAAGGGGCAAAATCAGTTGTTCTCGCCGCTACACACGGTGTTTTTAGTTACGGATTTGAAAAATTTCAGGAAAATCCAAACATTGATAACGTGATAATTACAGATTCAATTGATAACACTAAACTTGCTAAAAAATTCAGCAAACTTACAATTACTTCGCTTGCTGAATTTTTGTCAAAAAGTATATTGGCTTGTATTTTTTCAACTTCAATTACAAGTATTTACGAAGAAACAAAGCAAAAGTTGATTGAAAAAAACGGAAATTAA
- a CDS encoding DUF4231 domain-containing protein: MNKRELQTKIDLDIIKLTAKARLSKGIFLFCSIALILMSAFNGILSAYAITKNPNPTAVKLFVAIAFINAIITFVTSLSSFFVFENVYKKATQKIEFYQNKKLELQESEVNLDQIARELVDLKIEN; encoded by the coding sequence ATGAATAAGCGCGAACTCCAAACTAAAATTGATCTAGATATAATTAAATTAACGGCAAAAGCACGGCTTTCAAAGGGTATTTTTCTGTTTTGCAGCATTGCCTTAATTTTAATGTCAGCTTTTAACGGAATTTTATCAGCCTACGCCATCACCAAAAACCCAAACCCAACCGCCGTTAAATTATTTGTCGCGATCGCATTTATCAACGCAATTATTACTTTTGTGACTTCGTTGTCTTCATTTTTTGTTTTCGAAAATGTTTATAAAAAAGCAACACAAAAAATCGAGTTTTACCAAAATAAGAAACTCGAACTCCAAGAATCAGAAGTAAATTTAGACCAGATTGCACGCGAACTAGTTGATTTAAAAATAGAAAATTAA
- a CDS encoding APC family permease: MSDTKSKNSLTERQFIFYGLNYIVGFGFIATISQVIKQGFWGILVFILTSLITLAVIFAFARAGEKYQSEVGGSYAYAKKTFKNGIVFFQGWNQVSQIMLFSATTPLFFSSLLTSFDPSRKWIYVAISLVIYIALILAGAFGFRLSKWIVFITGIFKWLTLFVGFGLIIYLISSSKSYGESFKEVAPFSILGFSGTVLSFIYSYGGFESLATISKNVETKRFKKVMILIFLIVIFSYFLFYIIFLGLGNEYLSDFGLETVYKVLWGSAGTSLFTIGLAFNRMSGAIASVQPRARYISPLAEDGFLPAFLAKKNKYNEYQNAIYLSVIIVILSSLIFTIIPEIFGLKNSFDTILKAGNISFLVQYLLSIFTVLVWKWRKNEDIPLWETIIYILGMITISFTLIFSQLPFIGSEKITFQQFIPLISYVSSMLIGYFVKFFMWISKKKKKTSLN; encoded by the coding sequence ATGTCTGATACAAAATCTAAAAACTCGCTCACTGAGCGTCAGTTTATTTTTTATGGGCTAAATTACATTGTTGGATTTGGGTTTATTGCCACAATTTCACAAGTAATTAAGCAAGGTTTTTGGGGAATTTTGGTTTTTATTTTAACCTCGTTAATTACTTTAGCGGTAATTTTTGCTTTTGCAAGAGCGGGAGAAAAATACCAATCTGAAGTTGGTGGTTCGTATGCTTATGCTAAAAAAACCTTTAAAAATGGGATAGTTTTTTTCCAAGGGTGAAATCAGGTAAGTCAAATTATGCTTTTTTCAGCAACGACACCACTATTTTTTTCAAGTTTACTAACCTCGTTCGACCCATCACGAAAATGAATTTATGTTGCTATTTCTCTAGTAATTTATATTGCACTTATTTTGGCGGGAGCTTTCGGTTTTAGGCTGTCAAAATGGATTGTTTTTATAACTGGAATTTTCAAATGACTGACTTTGTTTGTTGGATTTGGGCTAATTATCTATCTAATTAGTTCATCTAAAAGTTATGGTGAAAGTTTTAAAGAAGTTGCGCCCTTTAGTATTTTAGGGTTTTCTGGAACCGTTCTATCATTTATTTATTCTTATGGTGGGTTTGAATCTTTAGCAACAATTTCGAAAAATGTTGAGACAAAAAGATTTAAAAAAGTAATGATTTTAATCTTTTTGATCGTAATTTTCAGTTATTTCCTTTTTTATATAATATTTTTAGGTCTTGGGAATGAATATTTATCCGACTTTGGGCTTGAAACAGTTTATAAAGTTCTTTGAGGATCAGCGGGAACATCGCTTTTTACAATTGGACTCGCTTTTAATAGGATGTCAGGAGCGATTGCGTCTGTACAACCACGGGCAAGATATATTTCTCCGCTTGCTGAAGATGGTTTTTTACCTGCTTTTTTGGCGAAAAAGAATAAATATAACGAATATCAAAACGCAATTTATTTATCAGTTATAATTGTAATTCTTTCAAGTTTAATTTTCACAATTATTCCAGAAATTTTTGGTCTAAAAAATTCCTTTGATACAATTTTAAAAGCAGGAAATATCTCATTTTTAGTGCAATATTTATTGTCAATTTTCACAGTTTTAGTGTGAAAATGACGTAAAAACGAAGATATTCCGCTATGAGAGACTATAATTTATATTTTAGGGATGATCACAATTTCATTCACACTTATTTTTTCACAGTTACCTTTTATTGGTTCAGAAAAAATAACTTTTCAACAATTTATCCCGCTAATTAGTTATGTTTCTTCAATGTTGATCGGTTATTTTGTTAAATTTTTTATGTGAATTTCGAAAAAAAAAAAAAAAACATCTTTAAATTAA
- the rpsO gene encoding 30S ribosomal protein S15 produces MISKARKSELILKFGKSPKNTGDTSVQIALLTEDIERLKVHFAKNKKDNHSMRGFIAKVNKRKKLLNYLRTKNFDSYKETIEALNIRK; encoded by the coding sequence ATGATTTCAAAAGCGAGAAAAAGTGAACTGATTTTAAAATTTGGTAAAAGTCCAAAAAACACTGGTGATACTAGCGTTCAAATTGCGCTTTTAACCGAAGATATCGAAAGATTAAAAGTTCATTTTGCAAAAAACAAAAAAGATAATCACTCAATGCGTGGTTTCATTGCAAAAGTTAATAAACGTAAAAAACTTTTGAATTATTTGAGAACCAAAAATTTTGATTCTTACAAAGAAACAATTGAAGCATTGAATATTAGAAAATAA
- a CDS encoding ATP-dependent Clp protease ATP-binding subunit produces MHLKLENLEKYARNLTKLAKENKIEPVIGRDSEIRRIIKILSRKTKNNPVLVGEPGVGKTAIVEGMALKIIANQVPDNLKNKQIFELDLTSILAGASFKGEFEKRIKAILQEIEQKSDELIIFIDEIHLLIGTGSSGADSMDFANILKPIMARGGIKLIGATTNSEYRLYIEKDGALERRMQKVEISEPSVIDTINILRGIKERLENFHQVKIRDSALVFAAKAANRYIFDRFLPDKAIDLVDEAAASLKVEINYQPEKLEKAKRELIYLKMEQINSQNQDDSELQNKIENLEVEVKKMQKEWDDSKKSASEIARYSLELEKLKYEQNRLMDQGNYQDASQIKYVKIPEISAKLEKARENQQQISNVLDENHIAKVVASWTKIPIEKLLESEIEKYLNLEQNLAKVIKGQNRAIKAVASAILRFKAKINDEARPISSFLFMGPTGVGKTELARALALNLFDNKNQIIRLDMSEYMEKHSVSKLIGAPPGYIGFEQGGILTNKVRQNPYSIVLLDEIEKAHPEVINIFLQILDNGELVDSKSRKVNFRNTIIIMTSNIGALEILDGKKIDDFVIKSELLKYLKPEFINRIDEIIAFDALNTDVISEIIQLELEDFKKRLKENNFQIEFDRSIIDWIIQSGYERNFGARPIKRFIKKQIENFVAQKIVAKEIENDKKHTLFFKENKVCLEKQED; encoded by the coding sequence ATGCATTTAAAACTTGAAAACCTAGAAAAATATGCGCGAAATTTAACAAAGTTAGCAAAGGAAAATAAAATTGAGCCTGTAATTGGTAGAGATTCTGAAATTCGACGAATAATTAAAATTTTATCTCGAAAAACAAAAAATAACCCTGTTTTAGTTGGCGAACCTGGAGTCGGGAAAACAGCAATTGTTGAAGGAATGGCGCTAAAAATTATTGCAAATCAAGTACCTGATAACTTGAAAAACAAGCAAATTTTTGAACTTGATCTAACTTCAATTCTTGCTGGAGCTTCGTTTAAGGGTGAATTTGAGAAGAGAATTAAAGCAATTTTGCAAGAAATTGAACAAAAATCAGACGAACTTATTATTTTTATTGACGAAATTCATCTCTTGATTGGTACAGGCTCATCTGGTGCTGATTCAATGGATTTTGCAAATATTTTAAAACCAATTATGGCGCGTGGCGGTATTAAATTAATCGGGGCAACAACGAATTCGGAGTATCGACTTTATATTGAAAAAGATGGTGCGCTTGAACGAAGAATGCAAAAAGTGGAAATTTCTGAACCTTCTGTTATTGATACAATTAATATTTTACGGGGAATCAAAGAAAGACTTGAGAATTTTCATCAAGTAAAAATCCGTGATTCAGCACTAGTTTTTGCGGCAAAAGCAGCAAATCGCTACATTTTTGACCGATTTTTGCCTGATAAGGCAATCGATTTAGTCGATGAAGCAGCTGCTTCTTTAAAAGTGGAAATTAACTATCAACCTGAAAAACTCGAAAAAGCAAAACGTGAACTTATTTATTTAAAGATGGAGCAAATAAATTCACAAAATCAGGATGATTCTGAACTTCAAAATAAGATTGAAAATCTTGAAGTTGAAGTGAAAAAAATGCAAAAAGAATGGGATGATTCAAAAAAATCAGCATCAGAAATTGCCAGATATTCGCTTGAACTTGAAAAGTTAAAATACGAACAAAATCGACTAATGGATCAGGGCAATTATCAGGACGCTTCGCAAATAAAGTATGTAAAAATTCCAGAAATAAGTGCCAAACTGGAAAAAGCAAGGGAAAATCAACAGCAAATTTCCAATGTTTTAGATGAAAATCATATTGCAAAAGTGGTTGCAAGTTGGACTAAAATCCCAATAGAAAAACTTTTAGAATCTGAAATTGAAAAGTACTTGAATTTAGAACAAAATCTTGCAAAGGTTATTAAAGGCCAAAATCGGGCAATCAAAGCGGTTGCAAGTGCGATTTTACGTTTTAAGGCAAAAATTAACGATGAAGCAAGACCAATTTCTTCTTTTTTATTTATGGGACCAACTGGAGTTGGAAAAACTGAACTTGCTCGCGCTTTAGCGCTTAATTTATTTGATAATAAAAACCAAATAATTCGCCTTGATATGTCAGAATATATGGAAAAACACAGTGTTTCCAAGCTAATTGGGGCTCCGCCAGGCTATATTGGTTTTGAACAAGGTGGAATTTTAACAAACAAAGTGCGTCAAAATCCATATTCGATTGTTTTACTTGATGAAATTGAAAAAGCACATCCTGAAGTTATTAACATTTTTTTACAGATTCTTGATAACGGCGAATTAGTTGATAGCAAATCAAGAAAGGTGAACTTTCGAAACACAATTATAATTATGACTTCAAATATTGGCGCATTAGAAATTCTTGATGGTAAAAAAATCGATGATTTTGTGATAAAAAGCGAATTACTGAAGTATTTAAAGCCAGAATTTATTAATAGAATTGATGAAATAATTGCTTTTGATGCTTTAAATACCGACGTAATTTCTGAAATTATTCAGTTAGAACTCGAAGATTTTAAAAAGCGACTAAAAGAAAATAATTTCCAAATTGAATTTGACAGATCGATTATTGACTGAATTATTCAATCAGGTTATGAAAGAAATTTTGGAGCAAGACCGATTAAAAGATTTATTAAAAAGCAAATCGAGAACTTTGTTGCCCAGAAAATTGTTGCAAAAGAAATTGAAAATGATAAAAAACACACTTTGTTTTTTAAAGAAAACAAAGTGTGTTTAGAAAAACAA
- the rpsG gene encoding 30S ribosomal protein S7 — protein sequence MSRKKQAPVRNVLADPVFNSKLITKAINCVMLEGKKTTAQNILYSSFKLVQEKTQKDALEVFQQAVKNVTPLTEVRSRRIGGTNYQVPMEVRLKRQQTLALRWLILFARKRNEKTMVVRLANEIIDAYNKTGGAFKKKEDTHRMAEANRAFAHFRW from the coding sequence ATGTCACGAAAAAAACAAGCTCCAGTTCGTAATGTTCTTGCTGATCCAGTTTTTAACTCAAAACTAATCACAAAAGCAATCAACTGTGTAATGCTAGAAGGAAAAAAAACTACCGCACAAAACATTCTTTATTCATCTTTTAAATTAGTTCAGGAAAAAACACAAAAAGATGCACTTGAAGTTTTCCAGCAAGCGGTTAAAAATGTAACTCCACTCACTGAAGTACGTTCTCGTCGAATCGGTGGAACCAACTATCAAGTTCCAATGGAAGTTCGTTTGAAACGTCAACAAACTCTTGCACTTCGTTGATTGATTCTTTTCGCCCGTAAACGTAATGAAAAAACAATGGTTGTCAGATTAGCGAACGAAATAATTGATGCTTATAATAAAACTGGCGGTGCTTTCAAGAAAAAAGAAGACACCCACAGAATGGCTGAAGCTAACCGTGCGTTTGCGCACTTTAGATGGTAG
- the rpsL gene encoding 30S ribosomal protein S12 → MPTISQLAKGCRVKKTWKSKVPALNMLYNSLHKKELKISSPFKRGVCTRVATMTPKKPNSALRKFARVKLSNGIEVNAYIPGEGHNLQEHSIVLIRGGKVKDLPGIRYHIVRGTQDTTGVAKRAQGRSKYGAKKPKTSK, encoded by the coding sequence ATGCCAACAATATCACAATTAGCTAAAGGTTGTCGTGTCAAAAAGACCTGAAAGTCAAAAGTTCCCGCTCTAAATATGCTTTATAACTCTTTGCACAAAAAAGAGTTGAAAATAAGTTCACCATTTAAGCGTGGAGTTTGCACAAGGGTTGCGACAATGACTCCTAAAAAACCTAACTCTGCACTTCGTAAGTTTGCAAGGGTTAAACTTTCAAATGGAATTGAAGTTAATGCTTACATTCCTGGAGAAGGTCACAATTTACAAGAGCACTCAATTGTTCTAATCCGTGGTGGAAAAGTTAAGGATTTACCAGGGATTCGTTATCACATTGTGCGTGGAACTCAGGATACAACAGGGGTTGCAAAAAGAGCACAAGGACGCTCAAAATACGGTGCTAAAAAACCTAAAACATCCAAGTAA
- a CDS encoding DUF4231 domain-containing protein — MIVKNVRLETDAYEFAKFLYRKTLFKARFFQILFWTVSLFGIFFGFFSTLMGIFKLASPKLSELEPFANFFTSIDENGTKVDQWPIFVLWINLSISIINGLFALFLVKPRWIRNQEINDFLKIELVLFETKAGKYSKSKNVQIELFNSISKHLGILNALKTKVNGQKLKNKEKNNE, encoded by the coding sequence ATGATTGTAAAAAATGTCCGACTTGAAACAGATGCATATGAATTTGCCAAGTTTTTATACCGAAAAACACTTTTTAAAGCAAGATTCTTTCAAATTTTATTCTGAACAGTTTCACTTTTCGGCATTTTTTTCGGCTTTTTTTCAACATTAATGGGAATTTTTAAATTAGCTTCGCCCAAGTTAAGCGAACTTGAACCTTTTGCTAATTTTTTTACTTCCATTGACGAAAACGGCACAAAAGTTGATCAATGACCAATTTTCGTTTTATGAATTAACCTTTCAATTTCAATAATTAACGGGCTTTTTGCACTTTTTTTAGTAAAACCGCGTTGAATTCGAAATCAAGAAATCAACGATTTCTTAAAAATTGAACTAGTTTTATTTGAAACAAAAGCAGGAAAGTATTCAAAATCAAAAAACGTCCAAATTGAACTTTTTAATTCAATTTCTAAACATTTAGGGATTTTAAACGCACTTAAAACCAAAGTAAACGGACAAAAATTAAAAAACAAGGAAAAAAACAATGAATAA